The following is a genomic window from Marinobacter sp. NP-4(2019).
TATGGCCGGGACAAATCCCTGCATGCGCTTGAGAAATACACGGACCTTAAAACCGTCTGGATCAGCCTCTGATCACCGGTCACTGGCAGAGGGATTCTCTTCCAGCTGGGTGAGGTGGTTGATGAACTGCGTGAAGATTTCTGCTTGAGTGGAAGTGTTCAGCCGCATGTGGATGTTCTTGCGGTGCACCTTCACGGTCCCCACGCTGATCTTCAGATGATCGGCAATTGCTTGGGACGAGAAACCACGCAGGATCAGGTCGGTGATTTCCCGCTCGCGCTGGGTGAGCACGCCGCTGGCAAAGGTGCGAAGGGCACGCTTCATGGGCCCATCGGAGCGACCGTATTGCAGGAATTCACCGGCTTGAGCCTGCCAGAACTGGCGCACCAGTGCGCTGATTACCGGGTAAAATTCCTGCAGTGCATTTAACTCGGTTCGGGGAATACTCTCCAGCGGCGCCTTGCGCCCGAGTGTGATGGCACAGGTCACTTTGTCATCGAGGCGGATCAGCAGATTGACCTCGTCTACCAGGCCAAAGTTCTGGTAACAGGTCTGGTAATACTCTGTGCTCCTGAAAGAGTCCGGCATGATCTCTGCCAGACGCACAATGCCGGAGGATGATCCGTTCTTGATGGCATGAAACAGCGGGTCCAGGACATAGGAGTGGTTCAGATACTGGCGCAGGGTGTCGCTTTGCTCCTCGGGATCGGAGGGATGGACCAGTATGGGGCGCAGGGACTTCTTGTAGGTCAGTAGAAGGATCGTATCGAAGAAACACAACGTCGACAGGAAAGCCTCCAGCATGGCCGGAAAGCTGCGCAGGCGCTGATGCTCAATGAGGACTGCCAGGTTCTTCTGCCAGCTCTCGCTCGCTTGTATCTGATTCACGCGATCTTTCATCACACGGCCTTTGTTGTCTTTCTTTTTAAGGCTAAGCCAATTGGTGGACCGAAGCCAGTTCGATCCACCGCAAGGATTATGCCGCAGGAATGCCGCCCACCCGGGCATAGGTGCGATCCAGCGCGACACGCAGGCGGTTCACCATCTCATCCACTTCCGCACGGCTAATAATCAGTGGCGGTGAGAGCACCATCCGGTTGCCACAGGCCCGTGCAATCAGCCCACTGGCGGTGCACTGGTCCCGGCACAGGGTGCCAACGTCTTCGTCGAAGAAGGTGCGGGTTTTGCGATCCTTCACCAGGGCAAGGCCCGCAATCAGGCCGGTTCCCTCGATATGGCCGCAAAGGGGATGTTCGCCGAGGGTATCCCGCAGACGGGCCTGGAAATAGGGACCAATGTCGGAGGCAACCGATTCGACAATCCTTTCCTCCTTCAGCAACCGGATATTCTCCAGGGCGACGGCCGCCGCCACGGGATGACCGGAATAGGTGAATCCGTGACTGAAGTCGTCGCCCGACTCGATCAGGGTGTCAGCGATCCGGTCACCAACCGCTACGGCGGAGATGGGCATGTATCCGGAGGAGAGGCCCTTGGCCATCGACATGATGTCCGGCTGGAAGTCGAATGTCTGGCTGCCAAACCATTGTCCGGTCCGGCCGAAACCACAGATCACCTCATCCGCCACCAGCAGCACGTCATACTTGCGGCAGATACGCTGAATTTCAGGCCAGTAAGTGCGTGGTGGGACGATCACGCCGCCGGCGCCCTGGATGGGCTCGCCGATAAATGCAGCAACGTTATCGGGGCCAACTTCCAGTAGTGTTTCTTCCAGCTCGCGGGCGCGGATCAGACCGAATTCATCTTCGGAAAGACCATTGGCCTCGCCATACCAATAGGGCTGCCGGATGCGGTGGATACCCGGCAGCAGCGGGGCGCACTGGCCGTGCATATGGGGCATGCCGCCCAGGCTGGCGCCGCCAAGGGTGCTGCCATGATAGGCGTTCTCCCGAGCGATCAGCAGCTTGCGGTAGGGCTTGCCTTTGAGTGTCCAGTAATGGCGTACCATTCGGATGATCGTGTCGATCGCCTCTGAGCCGGAATTGGCGAAAAAGATCCGGTTAAGATCGCCCGGCGAGATGTCGGCAATGGCCTGGGCGAGGCGGGTGGCAGGTGAATGGGTGCTCTGGAAAAATGTGTTGTAGTAGGGCAGTACCTGCATCTGCTCGTGAGCGGCATTGATCAATTCCTGTCGTCCGTAGCCCAGGTTCACGCACCAAAGGCCTGCCATACCGTCGATCAGTTGATTGCCGTCCGAATCCCAGACATGGACTCCCTCAGCTCGGGTGATAACCCGTGCGCCCTTGCGGTTGAGTGCCTGGGTGTCTGTGAACGGATGCAGGTGGTGGCGGGCATCGGTGTCGCGGACGGCGTTTTGCGTTTCTCTGTTCGGAATGTTTGTTGTGTATGGCATGACAGTTTCCATCCAAGTGTAGGTGCCAGGATTAACGTCCACGCCTACCATAGGAAATGTCGTGTTTTCGGGGATATACCCCCCGGGTGATAGATACACCCTCACTCCAGTGGGATATCGTGGCATTCTGACTTTCAAAAAGCATTCAAGAGTGACGCGTATGACTATTAACAAGAACCGCGACCTGGACTTCTTCATCACGGACCTGAACGGAAATTTACGCGGAAAGCGTTTGCCGTCCAGTGGCCTGAAAAAGGCACGGAAGGAAGGTCTTAAATTGCCACGCTCAGTGGTCGGCTTTGATTTCTGGGGCGCGGACGTGCTCGAGAACGGACTGGTGTTTGAAACCGGCGATAGTGATGGTGTCTGCATGCCCGTCACTGACGACCCGACACCGGTGCCGTGGTCCGAAGCCCCCCGGGACCAGATGCTGGCAATGATGTTCAATCCGGACGGAACGCCCTTTGAGGCTGATCCTCGCCAGGTTCTCAAGCGTATCGTGGACCGCTTTGCCGAGCGGGGATTAACACCGGTGATGGCGACGGAGCTCGAGTTTTATCTCATGGATGCCGAATCCGAAAGCACGCAACGCCCGATCCCACCGGCACTGGCCGACGGAAAGGGGCGCCGGCTGGCCAACACCGAAGGCTACGCCGTCGAAGAGATGGATGGGTTTGAGGCGTTCTTTGCCGATATTCGTACTGCCTGTCAGACCCAGGGTATCGGGGCGGACACCATTATCGCCGAGATGGGGCCAGGCCAGTTTGAGGTCAATCTCAATCATGTGGCCGATCCACTGAATGCAGCCGATCAGGCGATCTTGTTCAAACGCCTGGTACGCGGCGTTTCACGACGCCATGGCTATGCTGCGACGTTCATGGCGAAACCTTATGCCGAGGAAAGCGGCAACGGCTTTCACGTACATTTCAGCCTGCTCGACCAGGACGGTAACAACGTTTTGATAACGGCACCGAGGAGGGCAGCGATCTTCTAAAACAGGCCATCGCAGGTCTCATGCAGCTGATGCCCGAGAGTATGCTGGTTTTCGCGCCCCACCTGAATTCCTACCGCCGTTTTATGCCTGGTGCCTATGCACCGACCTTCGCCAGCTGGGGCTACGAAAACCGGACGGTTGCCCTGCGTGTGCCGGAAAGCCCCAACATTGCCCGCCGGATCGAACACCGGGTCGCTGGCGCTGATGCCAATCCGTATCTCGTATTGGCATCGGTCCTCGCAGGCGCATTCTATGGCATGGAGAAAAAGCTGGTGCCGGGCGCACCGGTGGAAGGCGACGCCTACACCGAGGAAAGCCCGGAATTTCCGCTGCCGTGTGAATGGCAGGAAGCGACCAACCGCTTTGATCAGAGTGAGATCCTGCGGGAGTACCTGGGCGAAGAGTTCGTCCGGGTCTACGCCGAAGCCAAGCGCCAGGAACGCCAACGCCTGAATGAGCGGATCTCCGACGTCGAGTACGAAGCCTACCTGGGCCTGCTCTGATTCCACCGATAACAGATAACGCCTGCGGTTTAGCCGCAGGCGAGGAGTACCTGATGAGCCTGAAAATCGGCATACTCGCCACCGGCATTACGCCGGACGATTTGATTGATACCTACGGGTCCTACGCGGACATGTTCATAGACCTGTTCGGGCAGGCCGGCTACGATTTCGACTATGAGACCTTCGATGTCCGGGACGATGTCTTTCCGGATTCGGCCGAATCCTGCGACGCCTGGATCATTACCGGCTCCAAGTCCAACGTCTATGAAAAAACGCCGTGGATGGTTCGCCTGAAAAATCTGATCCTCGAGATTTACAGCGTCGAGCGTCCAATGGTCGGTATCTGCTTCGGCCACCAGATTATCGCCGAAGCCTTCGGGGCTGACGTTAACAAATACCCGGAAGGCTGGGGCGTTGGCCTGCACACCTATCAATTGGAAAAGGCCGTACCGGAACTGGCTGGCCTGCAAGGCCAGTTCACCCTGAGCGCCATGCATCAGGATCAGGTGGTGACCAAGCCGAAGCAGGCGGAAGTCATCGCCTATTCGTCATTCTGCCCCTTTGCCGCACTCCAATACGACAATCGCATACTGACCCTGCAGGCTCATCCCGAATTCAACGTGGATTTCGAAAGCCGGTTGGTACGGTCGCGCCGTGACAATCCGATTCCGCTGGCAGCAGCAGATCAAGCACTGGAGGGCCTTAACGACAAGTCCGCCCACACGGATTCTCTCCAGGTGGCACGATGGATGGCCTCATTTCTCCAGCAGGGCTGAACCGGTAAGGTTCCTGTCCCGTCCCTATCGACCGGCGCCTGGCGCCGGTCTTCTTTTGCGGGCACAAAAAAGCCGGGCGAGGTGTAAGCACCTGGCCCGGCTATTACGAGTGATACCTCAGGTAATCGTGTAACCCATCACCAGGAAGGAGACGAACGCCAGGATCGCGCCTATCGTGGCGTAGGGGATCTGGGTCAGGGCGTGTTGCATCGGTGTACAGCCGGAGCCCGTGGATGACAGCACGGTAGAGTCACTGAAGAAGCAGGCATGGCTACCAAATGCAGATGCGGAGAGCAGGGCGCCCACGGTCAGTGGCATGGACATATCCATGGCCTGGGCCATCGGGATTACGATGGGCAGCGATACCACAAATACACCCCAACTTGACCCTGTGGAGAACACCACCGCAGCCATGGTGGCAAACACCAGCGCCGGCAGAAGCTCCGGAGAGAGATACGGGGTGATGGTGTCGATGATGTAGGTCGTCATGCCCAGTTCATCGTTGATGGCCTTGACCATGAAACCGGCGCACACCACGGCGATTGGATGCAGCATGACCTTGAAGCCGTCCAGCATGGAGTCGGTCAGTTCGCCGAAGGTCATCAGCCGCTGGCTGAAATACAGGATCATGGTGAAGATGGAAGCCACCAGCGCGCCCAGAAGCAGGTCGATCTCGTAGTAGATGCTGGCGATAATCAGGACCGCCATCGGCAGCAGAAAGTTCATCAGCCCCACTGTCGTGGAAGTACGGCGTACGTTGCTGGTGTCGAATCCCTGGTCCTCTAGTCCGTCCGGGATCGGCTGGCCTTTGCGGGCACGTTCCTCGGCCTTTTTCATCGGGCCGAAATCCTTCAAGATACCCATGGCGACCAGGAAAACCACAATCAGCGCGGCCCAGCCGTACGCCATGTAGGGAATTGAATCGATGTACAGAGACATGCCCTGGCCATCACCGACGGCGCCGTTTTCTTCCAGCAAAGCGCCGAAATAGACCGCCCAGGTGGAAATCGGAACCAGGATACAGACCGGAGCGGCGGTGGAGTCCACCAGAAACGCCAGCTTTTCGCGGGAGATCCTGAAGCGATCCGTCAGGGTCTTCATGGACGCGGATACCGCAAGCGAGTTCAAGTAATCATCAATAAAGACCGCCAGGCCCAGGAAGGAGGTGGTCAGCATGGTGCCACGCTTGGTCTTGATGCGCTTGGCCAGCGCTTGGCCAAAACTCAGCACACTGCCACCGCGCTCCAGCATATTGATCAGGCCACCCATCATGCCGCACACCAGTACAATCCAGGCAATGGTCTCGTTCTGGACCACGTTCATGGACAGGTCACCCAGGCTGGTGAACAGGTTGGTCGGGTCAATCAGGAGGGAACCGGCGATGATACCGGCGAAGATGGATTCAAGTGGGCGCTTGGTTTTAACGGCGACCAGGACGATCAACAGGGAGGGCAGCAAACTCAGCACACCGTAGGAACCGCCCTCCACCTGCCAGGTCGACATATAAGCGAAGGCTGCCAGTATCGCGCCGTAGCCCAATATCGAATACAGGGGGCCACCGCCAGGACGGTCCTTCAGGCCATCGTTCATTGGCATGATCCCGCTATCGGAACGTATTGTGTCGTCAGTCATCATATTACCCGTCTCTTGTTTTTGATTGAAAGCGCGGTGAGAGCCGTCACCGCGGGATTTGGGGCATAGTGAGAAATCAAATGCCGAGTTGGTCGCGCAGGTTGTAGTACCAGGCCCCCATGGCAGTCAGCGGAATCCGCATGGCCCGTCCGCCGGGGAAGGAGTACTGGGGCAGGCCGGCGAAGATATCGAATCGCTCTGCCTGGCCCTGGATAGCGTCACTGATCACCTTGCCAGCCAGATGGGTACAGGTGATGCCATGGCCGCTATAGCCCTGCGCGTAGTAGATATTCCCGTCGATGCGGCCAAACTGGGGCAGACGCATCAGCGTAAGGAGAAAGTTGCCCGTCCAGGCGTAGTCGATCTTCGCCCCCTTGAGCTCCGGGAAGGTCTTGAGCATCTTGGGTACGATCAGGGATTCGACCTTTTCTGGCTCGCGGGCGCCGTAGGTGACGCCACCGCCGTAAATCATCCGGCCGTCACCGGACAGGCGGAAGTAGTCGAGGAGGTAGTTGCAGTCCTCGACACAATTGTCTTTGGGCAGTAGGCGCTGGCGCACATTCTCAGCCAGCGGCTCGGTGGTAATGATCTGCGTGCCGCACGGTATGGCCTTGGATTCCAGCTTGGGGAGCAGGCCATTGAGGTAGGCGTTACCGGCAACCAGCACATAGTCGGCCTCAACGCAGCCTTCCTCAGTGTGGACAACCGGTTTGTTGCCTTCGCGAATCCGGAGGGCCGGGGAGTTCTCGTAGATGATGCCGCCCAGGGATTCAACGGCCGCTGCTTCACCCAGTACCAGGTTGAGCGGATGGAAATGCCCGCCGCTGTGGTCGATCAGACCGCCGGTGTAGCGTTCGCTGCCGACGTATTGCCGGATGGCGTTCTCGTCGAGCAACTCGAGCTGGTCATGGCCGTGGGCTTCCCAGAGTTTTTTCTTCTCGACCAGCCCATCGAATTGCTTGTTGTTGCAGGATGCGAAAATGCCACCTTCCTTCAGGTCACACTGGATGTCGTACTGCTTGACGAAGCGCCGCAGGATGCGACCTCCTTCGAAGGCCATCTGGCCCATTTCGGCACCGACTTTCTCGCCATAGTTCCTTTCGATGAAGTCAATGTCGCGGCTGTAGCTGTTGACGATCTGGCCGCCATTGCGGCCGGAGGCGCCGAAGCCGATGCGGCTGCCTTCCAGAACAACCACATTGAACCCCTTTTCAGCGAGATGAAGCGCCGTCGACATGCCGGTGAAGCCAGCGCCGATAACGCAGACATCAGCCCTTGCATGCCCTTTCAGGGTGGGGCGTACGGTTTTGTCGTTCGCTGACGCCGCGTAGTAGGAATGGGTATGAGACGTTGTTGGCACGTTGTTACTCCCGAAACATCATTGTGTCTTGCCCGGCTTTCCCGAAGGTTGGCCGGTTTAGTCTTTACTTGGGATACAACGTTACGGAGAAGGGGCAATCCCGGGATATACCCCCCTGGGTATATTTTGAAGCCGGTGCAGAAGCGCCGGTGGAGGAGGGGTGTTGGCAGAGGTCTGAATAACGGGCGAGGGTGGTAGCTTGGGTGCCAGGAAAGTGTCTTACGCGGTCGGGACAGCGACCAACTGGTCCAACCTGCGAGGCTTGGCGATGCCATATCCCTGGGCAAAATCGACCTTTATTTCGCGCAGGCTATCCACGGTTTCCATGTCTTCAACGTATTCGGCGATGGTTTGTATGCCGAGGAAGTGGCTCAGCTCGTTTATGGATCGGACCAGGGCATAATTGGTCAGGTTGCTTGTCATATCCTTGACGAACACGCCGTCGATTTTAACAAAGTCTACCGGCAGTCTCTGTAGATAGGCATAGGAGGAAAGGCCGGTACCGAAATCGTCGAGGGCGAACCGGCACCGCAGCTTTTTCATCTCGGTCATGAAGTCCGCAGCGTAGTGCAAGCTGGACACAGCGGATGTTTCAGTAACCTCGAAGCACAATTTGGGGGTCAGCTCACGATACCGCTTGAGGCGGTGTTCGAGTTCATACAGAAAGGTATCATCGCTGAGTGATGACCCCGACAGGTTGACGTTGAGTGTATGTATCCTGGCCAATTCACTCGGGTTTTGGGTCATCCAGTTCAGGACTTCATCCACTACCCAGAGATCAACGCGGGAGCTGCGCCGGAACTGTTCCGCCGCTTCAACATAAGCCAGTGGTGATATTTCCTTGCCGGAAGCATCGGTCAGGCCCAGAAGGAGTTCGTATCGTTCTCCTTTTTCCTGATCGCTCTGGTTCGCAAGAGCGGCAATTTTCTGTGCTCGCAGGTAGAGGCTGCCGTCGCGAATGCTGCGGTCGATCCGGGAAACCCAGGCAACGCCTTTGTCCGTGTTCTGCTGTTGTCCCGTTTTGTATATTTCGACTCGGTTGCCACCAAGGCGTTTTACTGACTTCAACGAGTTACTGGTCTGGTTCAGCAGCTCGCCAGCAGAACTGCCGCTTTCCTCCACCGGGCAAATGCTGGCGCTCAAGGTGGAGGTGTACTCCGTATCGCCGTACCGAAAGGTTTCTTTCTGGAATGATCTGCGAATCCGCTCGGCAAAGTCGTGGCCGTCCTCCACAGCCAGGGGGGAAGCAAGTATGGCAAACTCATTGCCACCCAGGCGGCCAATTGGGGCCTCCACCGGAAGGGCGGCGCAATGTTCCTGAAGCATGGTTCCAAAACGCCTGAGCAGGGCATCACCAGCCTCTGTTCCATAACTGGCATTGATGACGTTGAACTGATCGATGTCAAACGCAATCAATACGCAGATTTCTCCCTTGGATAGCTCTCCCAGAGTCTGTGACAGGTGCTTCTCGAAATCATGCCTGAGCAGGCAACCGGTCAGCGTATCGTGTGTGGCTTCGAAGTTCAGTTTTCGATAGACATCCTGCACGATATCAAACAAGCCCTGGTCCACAAATGGAATGTCACCACGGTCCACCAACCAGATATCGCCAGCGGACAGTTTGGCAACGAACTCCGAAAAATCATAACTGACTTCACTCAGTCCCCGGGGGAGAGGAAGACAAATCGGAAAACTTCTTCGCCACCCCAAACCAGGCGCATACGGCGTTTTTCGCCGTCGTCCAGGGTGACTTCCACCCAGTCACCGACCTGGATTTTCCGCGCCCGGCGGGCCCAGCGCCCATCGGTGGAACCCTCTGGTATCGGCGGGCTTTCCTGGTAGCCCGGCGGATAGGATTCCAGAAATATCGTTTCAACCTCCTTGTGTTGCTGCAACTGCTCGGTAAGGCTGGAAACCACCTCCCGAACCCGGGGGACTTCGCCCACGGTGCGTAACTCGCGTTCCACCAGGCCCAGCAGCGCATCACTCTCCAGTTCCCGCTCAAAGGCCAGGTGATCGCTTATTTCTCCCGGGGCCAGCCAGAGTCGTATCTGGTCAATAACCTTTAACAACTCCGAGCAGGTTTGGCTCTCTGCCCCCTCTCTCAGCGACGCCAGAACAATGAGCTGTTCCCATCCGCTCTCCAGAAGATCCAGGAGCACGGCCGGCACCTCGATACCGCTGAGCATGGCGTGCAGGCGCTGGCGCACATCGTACTGGGCTTGCTTCAGTCGCTGTTTTCCTTCCAGGGTTTTTGCGATGCGTTCTGAATTACGGAGAAAGGACCGATCCTGGCGTTCCACCAACTCTTTCAATTTTGCGCCGATGGTGAGATATCGCTCCCCGTCAGAGTCTTCCGCTTGCATCATTTCGTCAATAATAGCCGCTACCATCTGCTC
Proteins encoded in this region:
- a CDS encoding response regulator transcription factor codes for the protein MNQIQASESWQKNLAVLIEHQRLRSFPAMLEAFLSTLCFFDTILLLTYKKSLRPILVHPSDPEEQSDTLRQYLNHSYVLDPLFHAIKNGSSSGIVRLAEIMPDSFRSTEYYQTCYQNFGLVDEVNLLIRLDDKVTCAITLGRKAPLESIPRTELNALQEFYPVISALVRQFWQAQAGEFLQYGRSDGPMKRALRTFASGVLTQREREITDLILRGFSSQAIADHLKISVGTVKVHRKNIHMRLNTSTQAEIFTQFINHLTQLEENPSASDR
- a CDS encoding aspartate aminotransferase family protein; amino-acid sequence: MPYTTNIPNRETQNAVRDTDARHHLHPFTDTQALNRKGARVITRAEGVHVWDSDGNQLIDGMAGLWCVNLGYGRQELINAAHEQMQVLPYYNTFFQSTHSPATRLAQAIADISPGDLNRIFFANSGSEAIDTIIRMVRHYWTLKGKPYRKLLIARENAYHGSTLGGASLGGMPHMHGQCAPLLPGIHRIRQPYWYGEANGLSEDEFGLIRARELEETLLEVGPDNVAAFIGEPIQGAGGVIVPPRTYWPEIQRICRKYDVLLVADEVICGFGRTGQWFGSQTFDFQPDIMSMAKGLSSGYMPISAVAVGDRIADTLIESGDDFSHGFTYSGHPVAAAVALENIRLLKEERIVESVASDIGPYFQARLRDTLGEHPLCGHIEGTGLIAGLALVKDRKTRTFFDEDVGTLCRDQCTASGLIARACGNRMVLSPPLIISRAEVDEMVNRLRVALDRTYARVGGIPAA
- a CDS encoding glutamine amidotransferase-related protein is translated as MSLKIGILATGITPDDLIDTYGSYADMFIDLFGQAGYDFDYETFDVRDDVFPDSAESCDAWIITGSKSNVYEKTPWMVRLKNLILEIYSVERPMVGICFGHQIIAEAFGADVNKYPEGWGVGLHTYQLEKAVPELAGLQGQFTLSAMHQDQVVTKPKQAEVIAYSSFCPFAALQYDNRILTLQAHPEFNVDFESRLVRSRRDNPIPLAAADQALEGLNDKSAHTDSLQVARWMASFLQQG
- a CDS encoding Na+/H+ antiporter NhaC family protein, coding for MMTDDTIRSDSGIMPMNDGLKDRPGGGPLYSILGYGAILAAFAYMSTWQVEGGSYGVLSLLPSLLIVLVAVKTKRPLESIFAGIIAGSLLIDPTNLFTSLGDLSMNVVQNETIAWIVLVCGMMGGLINMLERGGSVLSFGQALAKRIKTKRGTMLTTSFLGLAVFIDDYLNSLAVSASMKTLTDRFRISREKLAFLVDSTAAPVCILVPISTWAVYFGALLEENGAVGDGQGMSLYIDSIPYMAYGWAALIVVFLVAMGILKDFGPMKKAEERARKGQPIPDGLEDQGFDTSNVRRTSTTVGLMNFLLPMAVLIIASIYYEIDLLLGALVASIFTMILYFSQRLMTFGELTDSMLDGFKVMLHPIAVVCAGFMVKAINDELGMTTYIIDTITPYLSPELLPALVFATMAAVVFSTGSSWGVFVVSLPIVIPMAQAMDMSMPLTVGALLSASAFGSHACFFSDSTVLSSTGSGCTPMQHALTQIPYATIGAILAFVSFLVMGYTIT
- a CDS encoding NAD(P)/FAD-dependent oxidoreductase is translated as MPTTSHTHSYYAASANDKTVRPTLKGHARADVCVIGAGFTGMSTALHLAEKGFNVVVLEGSRIGFGASGRNGGQIVNSYSRDIDFIERNYGEKVGAEMGQMAFEGGRILRRFVKQYDIQCDLKEGGIFASCNNKQFDGLVEKKKLWEAHGHDQLELLDENAIRQYVGSERYTGGLIDHSGGHFHPLNLVLGEAAAVESLGGIIYENSPALRIREGNKPVVHTEEGCVEADYVLVAGNAYLNGLLPKLESKAIPCGTQIITTEPLAENVRQRLLPKDNCVEDCNYLLDYFRLSGDGRMIYGGGVTYGAREPEKVESLIVPKMLKTFPELKGAKIDYAWTGNFLLTLMRLPQFGRIDGNIYYAQGYSGHGITCTHLAGKVISDAIQGQAERFDIFAGLPQYSFPGGRAMRIPLTAMGAWYYNLRDQLGI
- a CDS encoding EAL domain-containing protein, with the translated sequence MFDIVQDVYRKLNFEATHDTLTGCLLRHDFEKHLSQTLGELSKGEICVLIAFDIDQFNVINASYGTEAGDALLRRFGTMLQEHCAALPVEAPIGRLGGNEFAILASPLAVEDGHDFAERIRRSFQKETFRYGDTEYTSTLSASICPVEESGSSAGELLNQTSNSLKSVKRLGGNRVEIYKTGQQQNTDKGVAWVSRIDRSIRDGSLYLRAQKIAALANQSDQEKGERYELLLGLTDASGKEISPLAYVEAAEQFRRSSRVDLWVVDEVLNWMTQNPSELARIHTLNVNLSGSSLSDDTFLYELEHRLKRYRELTPKLCFEVTETSAVSSLHYAADFMTEMKKLRCRFALDDFGTGLSSYAYLQRLPVDFVKIDGVFVKDMTSNLTNYALVRSINELSHFLGIQTIAEYVEDMETVDSLREIKVDFAQGYGIAKPRRLDQLVAVPTA